TCTGGAAAATTTTCCTGCTCTTGAAATTAGGATGATGACAGTATCAAGGTAAGAGATGCTAGCTCTCTCCGAAATCAACTCATGTCAAACCGCTCATTCTTCCTCAACTCCCTGTTCCGTTATGCACATATAACGATGCAGGGCTCTGATTTGTAACATCGAGATCGAATCACTTATGAGCAATCTCGACGTTTATGACTGCAAATTCTTGTCTCCATTTCGGGGCTCAAATAAGCGACAGACGTGGATTCAGCTAGACTAACAGTCATCGAATAATCTGTAATTGAGCGGGATTTTGCTATTTTTTCTGCCACCTTCTACTTATTCATTTTACCTTCTAGTGCTAGCCATGTACCTAATCCAAGCAGTGTAACTCCACTTATTGTTTGCTGCCACCAAAGAGCAACTTTGTTTCTGGATAAAAAATTACCGAACAAACTTGCAATGAGTGCTACTGAAATATCAACCGTTAGTCCAATAATGCCTAATATTATGCCTAAAATGATAAATTGACTATTTATATTAGAAGTATCCGGATTTATAAATTGTGGAATGAATGTTAAGAAGAATAAAGCCACTTTAGGATTAAAAATATCCGTTAACGCTCCTTCCCAAAATGCTTTATATATACTAACTCTTATATTATTTGATGTAACATGAATTCCCTCTCTATTTCTCAGCGTTTGAATGCCCAAATAGAGTAAATAAATTGCACCCATGTACTTAATTATTAAGAAGGCCCAAACTGATGTCATTAATATCGCTGAGAGGCCAAGAACCGCTAAAAGGATATGTACTAACGTTCCCATTTGAATACCAATTGCTGTTGCAATCCCATGCCTGCGCCCCTGTGAAATACTCCGGCTGATAACAAATGCCATATCCGGACCCGGGGTGATACAAACTATAAATGCCGCTAATATAAATGCAGGCAAAAGAGAATAGTCTAGAAAATCAAACAAATTCGCACATCCTTTAAAAAGTTAATTAAATACTTGCCAATGTAATTATACGAGAGTCAAATATTCATATAGTCGTCTCTTTCGACCTTACTCACCCGCAAGCCGAACCTTGCATACCACTCGCTCTTTCCTTTGTCTTGAGCCACCCTGTGCAGGGAGTTCTCCTTCCATGCCTTGATCGCCTCGAGCGATTCCCAATAAGAGACAGTAATCCCAACTCCATCCGTACCCCGAACGCTTTCGACTCCAAGAAAACCCGGCTGCTTCGAAGCCAGATCGACCATTTTATCTCCCATCTTCCCGTACCCTCTGTTCTCGCCTTCGGACATTTCTGAAGTGAAAATGACCGCATAATACGGCGGTGCAGGTGTCTTTGCAATAGCTCCCATCCTTGTTCCCCCTTATCATGAATTCAATTTGAATTATATCGAGCCTCTTACAATAAATAAAATGAATGTTTAAAATGGTTATAATGATTATTTCTCATGACAGGAGTGCTCAACATGACCTTGGCGAAATACGAAATTCTCGGGAAAGTGGTCGAGACCGGGAATCTGACCAGAGCGGCGGAGCAGCTGAACTTAACCCAGTCGGCGGTGAGCCGTGCCCTCATTAGTCTGGAGCAGGAATTGGGTATCAAAATCCTCGCCCGGGGCCGGTCAGGCGTCCGGCTGTCCCATGATGGAGAACGGCTTTGGGAATATATGAAGGAAATGCTTCATTTACAGAAAAAAATGCTGCAGGAAGCGGATCAGATCAAGGGGCTGATGAGTGGTACCGTTACGATCGGCACGTTTACGAGCATATTTCATTGGCTGCCGGATATTCTTAACCGTTTTCAGCAGAAGTACCCATTAATAGAAATCAGGCTGCTTGACGGGCATTATCATGATATCGAGCGCTGGATCGCCGATGGGACTGCAGATTTTGGATTCGTGAATATGCCTTGTTCACATGGCCTGGAAACCACAATGCTCATAAGGGATCAGCTGATGTGCATCTTACCGGCTGGTCATGAATACAGCATGAAATCAGCGATATCGCTGCAGGATATTGCGGATGAACCGTTTATTATGCCCGCTAAAGGATGCGATACAGTTGTGAGAGCATGGTTTGACGGACAACGCGCGGTTCCCCGCGTACGGTTCGAGATTGAGGACGATCACGCCATTATGGCGATCGTTCGAAGCGGACTCGGCGTCAGCATCCTGCCGGAGACGATCCTTGCCTCGGCTCCTTCAGGTCTGGTCGCCCGTCCGCTATCCCCGGAAGCTTCGAGGTCGATTGCTTTAGCATCAGTTTCCTTTAAGAAATGTTCCCCCGCGGCAGCGAAGGCGATATCTTGTATTGTGGAGATGATGGGGGCGCATTCCGCGTCTTACTAGTAAAGTCAAAAAGTCCGTTCGCTGTGATCCCAGGTTAGGGATGTCATGGGCTTATAATATTCGTTGTTCTCCAGCGCTTCCTTAATGTGGGGGTTTGCTCTTCGATCAGGTTGTACTGCGTGATGATCACCCCCTGCTGTCCGAACCTCAGCAAGTCCGGCTGCGAGAAACGGTCTACCCATGGAATAAGCCTTGTACAAGTCCGGATCGTCGCTCGGCGTAAGTGAGATTTGTCGATTTTTGGCCGAGCCGGTGGCCTGTTGTAGGTATTTTTGAACCATGCGCTCTTTACCTCGTTCAAGGCTAACGCCAGCAGAATCAGGATCGGAAAACCGACGATCAATTGATAGAACGAAATAATACAAAAAAGCCGCTAAAATAGCGACTTTCAATGGAACTATGAAGCTGATTCTCTCCTCGAAGCCTTCTGCCATATAATACCAAAATGGTGCCTTTCGTTAGATCGACCGGGTAGCTTTTTACCATTTTCTTTTCGTCCTATTTCCAAATAGGGCCAGCTTCAGCAATTAGGTACCGTCTCTTTTGATAAAAGGAATGGTTGCAATTCCTACTACAACGATATAAATAAATGCCGCCGTAAAACAAGCTGAGGTAATTTCAGAGTATTTGAATAAACTCGGAGTATCCGTAAAGTAGCATATGATCTTCAAGATAAATATGTTCAGGGCTGTGGAGACCATGAAGACAAAACCTGAGAGAGTACGTCTCCCCTCATTTTCAAGTTTTTGGGCACGAAATATCAACGACCACACTTCTGTATGAATATTAACGGCTTCTATGGTCTTTTTCAAATTCATAATTATCCTTAGTTTCTTTCAAAATTATCCATCCTACTAATCTTTTTTCGCTATACTGCCCTAATCTCTTGTCGTTTCACTAAAGCAAAAAGCGATAAGAAATAATACCTCATCGCTTTATTAGTATAATCTCGTGTAAACAAAACCCACCAACTATGGTGGGTTTAATGCTTGGTTCATTGCAATATCAGCCTCATAGATGCCAGCGAATGCGCTCTCCCGCCACTACCGTCTTCACTACCACAAAACTCTTTTTCAGAAGCTTACAATATGGGATGATGATTTTATACAAAGGAAAGCAAAAGATTGTCTGCATTCAGCATGGTTAATATGATGATGAACACAAGAAACACAACGGGTGTCACCGTTTTGCCGAACTGATCTTTAACCCTTATATGCGCAAGGACCGCTACCAACATCGTAATTCCAAGCCAAATCCCGGCCCATGCGACCGCCCCCTCAACCCAGTAGCCGATGATA
This Paenibacillus sp. JZ16 DNA region includes the following protein-coding sequences:
- a CDS encoding LysE family translocator — its product is MFDFLDYSLLPAFILAAFIVCITPGPDMAFVISRSISQGRRHGIATAIGIQMGTLVHILLAVLGLSAILMTSVWAFLIIKYMGAIYLLYLGIQTLRNREGIHVTSNNIRVSIYKAFWEGALTDIFNPKVALFFLTFIPQFINPDTSNINSQFIILGIILGIIGLTVDISVALIASLFGNFLSRNKVALWWQQTISGVTLLGLGTWLALEGKMNK
- a CDS encoding antibiotic biosynthesis monooxygenase family protein; the protein is MGAIAKTPAPPYYAVIFTSEMSEGENRGYGKMGDKMVDLASKQPGFLGVESVRGTDGVGITVSYWESLEAIKAWKENSLHRVAQDKGKSEWYARFGLRVSKVERDDYMNI
- a CDS encoding LysR family transcriptional regulator, encoding MTLAKYEILGKVVETGNLTRAAEQLNLTQSAVSRALISLEQELGIKILARGRSGVRLSHDGERLWEYMKEMLHLQKKMLQEADQIKGLMSGTVTIGTFTSIFHWLPDILNRFQQKYPLIEIRLLDGHYHDIERWIADGTADFGFVNMPCSHGLETTMLIRDQLMCILPAGHEYSMKSAISLQDIADEPFIMPAKGCDTVVRAWFDGQRAVPRVRFEIEDDHAIMAIVRSGLGVSILPETILASAPSGLVARPLSPEASRSIALASVSFKKCSPAAAKAISCIVEMMGAHSASY
- a CDS encoding DoxX family protein, with amino-acid sequence MTIFSIVLQSLLILYYLFSGFAKVIGAKYWIDIFNTLRLPQWFRIVAGLVQLVGAIVLIIGYWVEGAVAWAGIWLGITMLVAVLAHIRVKDQFGKTVTPVVFLVFIIILTMLNADNLLLSFV